AAGGTGACGGAAACGCTGATCGCCGGCGCCGATGCCTGGTACAGCGTGCTCGGCGGCCTGTTCCCGGAGCCGTGCATGGCGATCACGCGTGCGGTCAGGGCCGGCAGGGCTGCCGAGGCGCGCCGGCTGAACGCGGACCTGCAGCCGCTCTGGGACCTGTTCATGGGTCATTCCAGCCTCAGGGTCGCCTATGCCGCCGCCAATGCGCTCGGACTGGTCAAGGCGGCGCCGCCGCTGCCGATCCTGCCGCTCGAGCCGGAGGCCGACCGTCAGGTGCGGGCGGTGATCGATCGGTTGCGGCTGCGCTGAAGCGCTGCGTTCAGGCCGCCCTGGCCGCGCATGCCGCCGCGCCAGCGACGGCAATGCGTTCCGGTGGACCGAGGCCGAGGCCGCCATCGGGCGTTGCCACCAGCGTATGGATGTAGAAGCAGGTCTCGGCCGCGTCGGTCGCCTCCATGACCGGCGAGGGCGCCGAGACGATGGTGAGGCCGGCGCATTCGCCGATCCAGTCGATGTGGCGATGGCCGTGCATGGCGACGATGCGATGGGCCGCATGGCTGAGGCGGCGGACGAACCAGCTGCCGTTGATCAGCGCCGTGCCGATCCGCTCCGACAGGGCGCGGGCCGGCATCGGATATTCCACGAGATGGTGGTGCAGCGCGATGATCCAGCGCGCGCCGGGATAGGCCGCCAGCACTTTCTCGATCGCCAGAGCCTGCTCGGCCGAGACGAGGCCAAGCGCGTTGGTGAAGGAAAAATGCGTCTCCGCATTGGAATCGGCGAGGATCACCCCCAGCCCGTCCGGTTCCCGCGGCGGCAGGACCTGCGGAAAGAGATCGGGCCAGAGCTGGCCGAACCGACCGGCTTCACGCCAGGAGCCGGTGTCGGAGAATTCGGCAAGGCTTGAAAGACGGGGCGCGAGAGTCGCCGCGAGCGTCGGGCCGAGCATATCGGCGCGCCGGTCGACGAGATGCACTTTCGATCCCTGGATCGCCGCCATGGCCGACAGCATCCGCAATTGGCGCAGGCGTTTGGCCGGGCTCATCGGCAGGTCGAGACGCGCCGGATTGGTGCGGTCGACGACATTGACGTCATGGTTGCCGGGCAGGACCAGCATGCGCTCGGCAAGATGCGGATAGGCGGCGAGCAGATCGAAAAAGGCCGCCCATTCCGCCGAGCGGCCGGCATCGGTCGTATCGCCGGTCAACAGGATGAGATCGAGCGGCTCGGCCGCGTGGAGCGCGTCGAGCCGTTGCAGCACGGCGGCGATCCGGCCATTGCCCCGGGGCCCCGACCGGCCGCTCTCGATCCTCAGGCCATAGGGCTCGCCGACCCCGTGCAGGTCGGAGAGATGGGCGACGCGCCAGGCCTTGCCGGCCGTCGGATCCGCGGTCGCAAATCCCTGCAGTGCCCGCGGCTGGGGCATCAGCGCGTCGGCGATCGACCAGACCAGGGCGACGGCGGCGAGATAGAGGCCGATCAGCACGACGGAATTGGCGAGCGCGGTCTTGGCGAGCTGATAGGGCGAGGCGAGATCGGCGAACTCGCCGATCCAGGACGAGGCGCGCCAGGCCGCCGCCGTGGCGGACAGGGCGAGGCCCGACAGGACGAGGCCGGCGGCGACCGACGTCGCCGCACGCAGCCGGGCGCGGCCGGCCTCGGTCGTATCGGTGGGCAGCAGCTTTTCGGCAAAGTGCCGAAGCGCTTCGCGGCATGCCGCGTAGAAAGGCTGGACGGCGAGCGAATTGAGCTGCCAGAAATTGCTCTCGGCGGCCCGGAACAATGGCCGGATGCCGTACCAGCCAGCGAGCGCGACGATCAGCAGCAGGACGAGGGCGCCCAGTCCGGCGAAGGGCGCGGCAAGATTGGTCTTCAGCGCGATCGCCCAGCCGAGCGCCACCTGCGGGGCAAGGCCCAGCATGATGCCGGGGCCGATGATCA
This portion of the bacterium YEK0313 genome encodes:
- a CDS encoding Calcineurin-like phosphoesterase superfamily domain protein, which encodes MPQASLRAALAHLTSVLASGRSPRRGTLALALARLDRLKSIHDGFVLLPPRAMGSGPMSSDELRPPALTPIVDPRFGDVEDDALATKRRSLLSLAGTLFAEISLPKLIAAWFVMIIGPGIMLGLAPQVALGWAIALKTNLAAPFAGLGALVLLLIVALAGWYGIRPLFRAAESNFWQLNSLAVQPFYAACREALRHFAEKLLPTDTTEAGRARLRAATSVAAGLVLSGLALSATAAAWRASSWIGEFADLASPYQLAKTALANSVVLIGLYLAAVALVWSIADALMPQPRALQGFATADPTAGKAWRVAHLSDLHGVGEPYGLRIESGRSGPRGNGRIAAVLQRLDALHAAEPLDLILLTGDTTDAGRSAEWAAFFDLLAAYPHLAERMLVLPGNHDVNVVDRTNPARLDLPMSPAKRLRQLRMLSAMAAIQGSKVHLVDRRADMLGPTLAATLAPRLSSLAEFSDTGSWREAGRFGQLWPDLFPQVLPPREPDGLGVILADSNAETHFSFTNALGLVSAEQALAIEKVLAAYPGARWIIALHHHLVEYPMPARALSERIGTALINGSWFVRRLSHAAHRIVAMHGHRHIDWIGECAGLTIVSAPSPVMEATDAAETCFYIHTLVATPDGGLGLGPPERIAVAGAAACAARAA